From a single Bacillus sp. BGMRC 2118 genomic region:
- a CDS encoding energy-coupling factor transporter transmembrane protein EcfT encodes MDTKNETWMYHINPTLKLFVMLVVFILLLLIHNPTTLLNVTLLLFLLFMLFNGYKIRIVLLLLLPFLLIFISTSSAMIMFGKGDTTWVKWGLIHITEESFYRGIHIGIRALSFGLIGLLFSLTTKPVTLFYSLMQQAKLSPKYAYSFLAGYRLIPIMLEEFQVIHRAMKVRGIRRQKGWSGMVLKLKAYTIPLLAQSIRRAFRIGVAMEAKQFSSETKRTYYYKIGFSKHDLYFVCIMTLILTSAYLLSLQFPYIPIQDVRYEAATLTL; translated from the coding sequence ATGGATACGAAGAATGAAACTTGGATGTATCATATTAATCCAACATTAAAGTTGTTTGTCATGTTAGTAGTTTTCATCCTCCTATTGCTTATTCATAATCCTACTACACTATTGAATGTAACTCTGTTGTTATTTCTATTATTCATGTTGTTTAACGGTTATAAGATTAGAATCGTTTTACTTCTATTACTTCCATTTCTATTAATTTTTATATCTACCTCTTCTGCAATGATTATGTTTGGAAAAGGAGATACCACTTGGGTGAAATGGGGATTGATTCACATCACAGAAGAAAGCTTCTACCGTGGCATTCATATTGGCATACGGGCTCTTTCCTTTGGATTAATCGGCTTACTCTTTTCACTTACGACAAAGCCTGTAACTCTTTTTTATTCCTTGATGCAGCAGGCTAAGCTTAGTCCGAAGTATGCCTATAGCTTTCTAGCAGGGTACCGGTTAATTCCGATTATGTTAGAAGAATTTCAAGTGATTCACCGTGCAATGAAAGTAAGGGGAATTCGGCGACAAAAGGGATGGAGTGGCATGGTGCTTAAATTAAAAGCTTATACCATACCATTACTAGCCCAGAGCATTAGAAGAGCATTTCGCATTGGTGTTGCCATGGAAGCTAAACAATTCTCATCAGAGACGAAACGAACGTACTATTACAAAATAGGATTTTCAAAGCATGATCTATATTTTGTCTGCATAATGACTCTAATCCTAACGAGTGCGTACCTCCTATCATTACAATTTCCATACATACCTATCCAAGACGTTAGATACGAAGCTGCTACATTAACGCTTTAA
- a CDS encoding thiamine phosphate synthase gives MNIREYVKLYFIMGSTNCELSPVDTLEQAIQGGVTLFQYREKGEGSLNEAEKIQLALQLRAICKRSSIPFIVNDDLELALLLDADGIHIGQNDLPIEIVREKMGHKIIGLSCHNVQEAKAAIQKGTDYIGVGPMFETITKLDAERVCGPKTIHQIRSANLDIPIVGIGGITVENAHTVIEAGADGVAVISAISRQSLPLEAARRIRKSIC, from the coding sequence ATGAACATCCGGGAATATGTAAAATTATATTTTATTATGGGTAGTACCAACTGCGAGCTAAGCCCTGTTGATACATTAGAGCAAGCAATTCAAGGGGGAGTTACTCTTTTCCAATATCGGGAAAAGGGGGAGGGGTCCCTTAATGAAGCGGAAAAAATTCAACTGGCACTACAATTGAGAGCAATCTGCAAGCGAAGTAGTATCCCCTTCATAGTGAATGATGATTTAGAACTTGCATTACTACTAGATGCAGATGGTATTCATATAGGTCAAAATGATTTACCCATTGAGATTGTTCGGGAGAAAATGGGACATAAAATTATCGGATTATCTTGTCATAATGTACAAGAAGCAAAAGCTGCGATTCAAAAAGGAACTGACTATATAGGTGTTGGCCCTATGTTTGAAACAATTACAAAGCTTGACGCGGAGCGTGTCTGCGGACCGAAGACAATCCATCAGATACGTTCTGCTAATCTAGATATTCCAATTGTGGGCATTGGAGGCATTACGGTGGAAAATGCTCACACTGTCATAGAAGCTGGAGCAGATGGTGTGGCTGTTATTTCGGCAATTAGTAGACAGTCATTACCACTTGAAGCTGCACGCCGCATACGTAAAAGTATCTGTTGA
- the thiS gene encoding sulfur carrier protein ThiS — translation MKLHINGDEVTVPDEMTNMSELVTYFKLQEKIIIIEHNHEILEKNAHHQAKIQDGDKIEIVHFVGGG, via the coding sequence ATGAAACTACACATAAATGGTGATGAAGTCACTGTACCTGACGAAATGACAAACATGTCAGAACTAGTTACCTATTTTAAGTTGCAAGAAAAGATCATCATTATCGAGCATAACCACGAAATTTTAGAAAAAAATGCACACCATCAAGCAAAAATTCAAGATGGTGATAAAATTGAAATCGTTCATTTTGTAGGAGGCGGATGA
- a CDS encoding thiazole biosynthesis adenylyltransferase ThiF has protein sequence MSERYSRHEIFAPIGVEGQKKIREKHVLIIGAGALGSGNAEALTRAGIGKLTIVDRDYVEWSNLQRQQLYGEQDVVQKLPKAIAAKNRLSEINSDVEINAVVADATVQEFEQLIKGVHVIIDATDNFDTRLVINDISQKYNIPWIYGACVGSYGISYTIVPGETPCLHCLLEKVPMGGMTCDTAGIISPAVNMVVSYQISEALKILVEDYGNLRKKLVTFDLWTNQYAAISVGKLKRDSCTSCGIDRTYPFLSFENQLKTAVLCGRDTVQIRPQEGVNRNLEELEKQLKLTGGKVERNPFLLSFETDGKRLVIFKDGRVLIHGTKDITEAKGIYHRYLG, from the coding sequence TTGAGTGAACGTTATTCAAGACATGAAATATTTGCTCCCATCGGAGTAGAAGGACAAAAGAAGATAAGAGAGAAGCATGTACTCATTATAGGAGCAGGAGCCTTAGGAAGCGGAAATGCAGAGGCGCTAACACGTGCGGGAATTGGGAAACTAACCATTGTTGATAGAGATTATGTGGAATGGAGCAATCTCCAACGACAACAGCTTTACGGAGAACAGGACGTTGTTCAAAAACTGCCAAAAGCAATTGCCGCTAAAAACAGACTTTCTGAAATAAATAGCGATGTTGAAATAAATGCAGTTGTAGCAGACGCAACTGTTCAAGAGTTCGAACAACTGATAAAAGGTGTTCATGTAATAATTGATGCAACAGATAATTTTGATACAAGACTCGTAATAAATGATATATCTCAAAAATACAACATTCCATGGATATACGGTGCATGTGTTGGTAGCTATGGAATTAGCTATACGATTGTACCTGGGGAAACACCTTGCCTTCACTGCTTGCTGGAAAAAGTACCGATGGGTGGAATGACGTGTGATACAGCAGGTATTATTAGCCCTGCGGTTAATATGGTTGTGTCTTATCAGATTTCAGAAGCACTAAAAATTTTAGTGGAAGACTACGGAAATCTTAGGAAAAAACTTGTTACCTTCGATCTTTGGACCAATCAATATGCAGCCATTTCTGTCGGGAAATTAAAGCGAGATTCGTGTACATCCTGTGGGATTGATCGAACCTACCCATTTTTATCATTTGAAAATCAGTTAAAAACGGCAGTGTTGTGTGGTCGTGATACAGTTCAAATTCGTCCTCAAGAAGGTGTTAATCGTAACTTAGAAGAACTTGAGAAACAATTAAAGCTAACTGGTGGAAAAGTAGAACGAAACCCGTTTTTACTATCATTTGAAACGGATGGAAAGCGACTCGTTATTTTCAAGGACGGTAGAGTGTTAATTCATGGAACAAAAGACATTACAGAAGCAAAGGGGATTTATCATCGATACTTAGGGTAG
- the thiO gene encoding glycine oxidase ThiO, translated as MQVTHLIQRGNIGMHSKNGRRYKVKTNYDVIVVGGGIIGHSISYALSKKGMSTLVIERGKTNEKATSAAAGMLAVLSEVTHEGPLYKIAKESRNMFPKLQEELYETTGIDIELIQKGMLNIAHNEIEAEKLIQLTKLHQSNGEMASWLLAPQLMEFESNLSNSIIGAMYAPDDSQVSPVKLAEAFAQGAMNQGGRLLEYTEVTGLLKENEKVLGVRTTAGNYFSEHVVIAGGAWSHLILEELQLFPVKGECFSVISQEKLVTRTIFSDECYIVPKHGNRYIVGATVIPGTYDESVTVAGVHSLLNKAINILPKLKEAKWEKVWAGIRPQTQNRLPIIDRHPSIKGLYIAAGHYRNGILLSPITGEKVADLIVGENTAMDSNAFSIRIFS; from the coding sequence ATGCAAGTAACCCATCTCATTCAGCGAGGCAATATTGGGATGCACTCCAAGAATGGAAGGAGGTACAAGGTGAAAACAAACTATGATGTTATCGTTGTCGGTGGTGGAATCATCGGACATTCTATCTCTTATGCACTTAGTAAAAAAGGGATGAGTACACTCGTAATAGAGAGAGGCAAGACAAATGAAAAGGCTACAAGTGCAGCAGCCGGTATGCTTGCAGTCCTTTCCGAAGTAACTCATGAAGGTCCATTGTATAAAATTGCAAAAGAAAGCAGAAACATGTTTCCAAAACTTCAAGAGGAACTTTATGAAACTACAGGCATTGATATTGAACTTATCCAAAAAGGAATGCTCAACATTGCTCACAATGAAATAGAAGCTGAAAAACTCATTCAATTGACAAAACTTCATCAATCAAATGGGGAAATGGCGAGTTGGCTTCTTGCACCACAACTTATGGAATTTGAATCAAATCTATCAAACAGTATAATCGGAGCAATGTATGCGCCTGATGATAGTCAAGTGTCACCTGTCAAACTAGCAGAGGCATTTGCTCAAGGTGCTATGAATCAAGGTGGAAGATTACTAGAGTATACGGAAGTCACCGGACTATTGAAAGAGAATGAAAAAGTATTGGGTGTAAGAACAACTGCAGGTAATTATTTTAGTGAACATGTGGTGATCGCTGGTGGGGCCTGGTCTCATCTCATTTTGGAGGAGTTGCAATTGTTCCCGGTAAAAGGTGAGTGTTTCTCGGTGATTTCTCAAGAAAAACTAGTAACAAGAACCATATTCTCAGACGAATGTTACATCGTTCCGAAACATGGAAACCGTTACATCGTTGGAGCTACCGTCATTCCAGGAACGTATGATGAATCGGTCACTGTTGCTGGTGTTCACTCACTTTTAAATAAAGCAATCAACATCCTGCCAAAATTAAAAGAGGCAAAATGGGAGAAAGTCTGGGCAGGAATTAGGCCGCAAACTCAGAATCGACTCCCAATCATCGATAGACATCCTTCAATAAAAGGACTTTATATTGCGGCAGGACATTACCGAAATGGAATTCTATTAAGTCCAATTACAGGAGAGAAGGTAGCAGATTTAATTGTTGGTGAAAATACTGCAATGGATTCAAATGCTTTTTCAATAAGGATCTTTTCGTAG
- a CDS encoding thiazole synthase: MLKIGPYSFQSRLLLGTGKYPNYDIQKEAVEVSEAEILTFAVRRMNIFEPNQPNFLEKLDVKKYTLLPNTAGAATAEEAVRIARLAKASGLCDMIKVEVIGDFTTLLPDPFETYKACEQLLEEGFIVLPYISDDVLLAKRLQQLGVHAVMPGASPIGSGQGIVNPLNLSLIIEQAEVPVIVDAGIGSPADAAMAMELGVDGVLLNTAVSAAKDPVKMAKAMKLGIDAGRLGFEAGRIPKKRYATASSPMEGLSTV, from the coding sequence ATGTTGAAAATTGGTCCATATTCTTTCCAATCAAGATTATTATTAGGAACTGGGAAATATCCAAACTACGATATTCAAAAAGAAGCAGTAGAGGTCTCAGAGGCAGAGATACTTACTTTTGCAGTGAGAAGAATGAATATTTTTGAACCGAATCAACCTAATTTCCTTGAAAAGCTAGATGTGAAGAAATATACACTGCTGCCAAATACAGCAGGTGCAGCAACTGCAGAAGAGGCTGTTAGAATTGCAAGACTTGCAAAGGCATCTGGTTTATGTGACATGATCAAGGTCGAAGTAATAGGAGACTTTACTACACTATTACCTGATCCGTTTGAAACGTATAAAGCATGTGAACAATTACTAGAGGAAGGCTTTATTGTTTTACCATACATTTCAGATGATGTATTATTAGCAAAAAGATTACAACAACTGGGCGTGCATGCAGTCATGCCAGGTGCCTCTCCGATAGGGTCGGGGCAAGGAATTGTGAATCCTCTAAACTTAAGTTTAATTATAGAACAGGCTGAAGTGCCGGTTATTGTGGATGCTGGTATTGGTTCACCTGCTGATGCTGCTATGGCAATGGAACTGGGAGTAGACGGGGTATTGCTGAATACAGCTGTATCTGCTGCGAAAGATCCGGTGAAAATGGCAAAAGCAATGAAGCTGGGAATTGACGCAGGTAGACTAGGATTTGAGGCAGGGAGGATTCCTAAGAAACGTTATGCGACTGCAAGCAGCCCGATGGAAGGATTGAGCACTGTTTGA
- the thiD gene encoding bifunctional hydroxymethylpyrimidine kinase/phosphomethylpyrimidine kinase, translated as MNRKKALTIAGSDSGGGAGIQADLKTFQELDVYGMSAITAITAQNTLGVSGVHPVPISMIVSQLEAIALDLSPDAIKTGMLFSSEVIEAVTECIKKSQWKNIVIDPVMIAKGGASLLQNEAIMSMKKNLLPLATIVTPNIPEAEVLTGTSIQSMEDRKTAAMILYDFGVDHIVIKGGHSDDIMAVDLYYNGEYFEEISTQRLNTKNTHGTGCTFSAAITAELAKGSSIENAVMTAKHFIHAAIKYDLHIGSGHGPTNHWAYKQLQGEAIL; from the coding sequence ATGAACAGAAAAAAAGCACTGACAATCGCCGGCTCTGATAGTGGTGGTGGTGCAGGAATTCAAGCGGATTTAAAAACATTTCAGGAACTTGATGTGTATGGAATGTCTGCTATTACCGCAATAACAGCTCAGAATACACTGGGAGTAAGCGGAGTACATCCCGTACCAATATCCATGATTGTTTCACAGCTAGAGGCAATAGCATTAGACTTATCACCCGATGCAATCAAGACAGGAATGCTATTTAGCAGCGAAGTTATCGAGGCAGTAACTGAATGTATAAAAAAGTCGCAATGGAAAAATATTGTGATCGATCCAGTCATGATTGCCAAAGGTGGAGCTTCCCTTTTACAAAATGAAGCCATTATGTCTATGAAAAAAAATCTGTTACCTTTAGCAACCATTGTTACACCTAATATTCCGGAAGCTGAAGTATTAACCGGAACAAGTATCCAGTCAATGGAAGATAGAAAAACGGCAGCGATGATTCTATATGATTTTGGAGTAGATCATATTGTCATAAAAGGTGGACATAGTGATGACATCATGGCGGTGGATTTATATTATAATGGTGAGTATTTTGAAGAAATCAGTACCCAGCGTTTAAACACAAAAAACACGCATGGTACAGGTTGTACATTTTCTGCAGCCATTACAGCGGAATTAGCAAAGGGAAGTTCAATTGAGAATGCAGTGATGACAGCTAAGCACTTCATACATGCAGCTATTAAGTATGACCTCCATATTGGAAGTGGGCACGGACCAACAAATCATTGGGCTTATAAGCAGCTTCAAGGAGAAGCTATATTATGA
- a CDS encoding thiazole tautomerase TenI produces MGIHLISNGRLSAAQFCEAVQSCSEYVECIHIREKHLSASELFDYVNTLLDRGISSEKLIMHDRVDVAMASGVRRVQLTTRSLPVSIVKETFPSLFIGCSTHSLEEVKIAEAGGADFVLYGHVYKTTSKPGLEPRGITQVKGITSQTIVPLIAIGGITPENTRTVMQNGASGIAVMSGILDASNPSHSARQYWDALQEWKEVQGENKL; encoded by the coding sequence ATGGGGATACATTTGATTTCAAATGGTAGGTTGAGTGCTGCACAGTTTTGTGAAGCTGTGCAGTCTTGCAGCGAATATGTTGAATGTATTCATATTCGTGAGAAGCATTTAAGTGCGAGTGAATTATTCGATTATGTAAACACGCTGCTTGATAGAGGGATATCTTCAGAGAAGCTTATTATGCATGATCGGGTGGATGTTGCGATGGCATCAGGTGTGAGAAGGGTTCAACTAACAACAAGAAGTCTGCCTGTATCCATTGTGAAGGAGACATTTCCATCATTGTTCATTGGATGTTCCACGCACTCTCTAGAAGAGGTGAAGATTGCCGAAGCTGGAGGTGCTGATTTTGTACTCTATGGCCATGTGTACAAAACTACTTCAAAGCCTGGTCTCGAACCAAGAGGAATTACCCAGGTAAAAGGCATCACTAGTCAGACGATTGTACCTCTTATCGCAATTGGTGGTATTACACCAGAGAATACAAGGACAGTCATGCAAAATGGAGCCTCTGGTATTGCAGTCATGTCAGGAATTTTAGATGCAAGTAACCCATCTCATTCAGCGAGGCAATATTGGGATGCACTCCAAGAATGGAAGGAGGTACAAGGTGAAAACAAACTATGA